The genomic interval TGTCGCGGCGGTAAGTTCTGCGGCAAAACTCGTGCGTCAGGCCGGCGGATTTGAAAGCAAAAGCACCGAGCCTATTTTGATCGGACAAATTCAGATCATGGACATGGAAAGTCCGATCAAAGCCAAGCAGGCAATTCTTCGCCAGAAGGAAGAAATTCTCAACCTGGCAAATGATCTGCACCCGAATCTTGTCGCTCGCGGCGGCGGCGCCCGGGACCTCGAAGTGATTTTACATTCGGCGAGTTCCCGATTCGGCGAAATGTTGGTCGTCCATTTGCTCGTAGACACCAGAGATGCCATGGGCGCCAATCTGGTCAACAGCATGTGTGAAGGCGTGGCATCTTTGATTGAAAAAATTACCAGGGGCAGAGTTTTTTTGCGTATTCTTTCCAACCTTGCGGATCGGTCGCTGGTGCGGGCAAAGGCAGTGATCCCGCCGAAATTGCTGGCGGGAAAAGGCTATTCGGGCGAAGAAGTTCGGGAAGGAATTATCCTGGCGAACCATTTCGCCGCGATTGACCCCTATCGCGCTGCCACGCACAACAAAGGCATCATGAACGGCATCGATCCGGTCGCCATCGCCACGGGAAACGACTGGCGCGCCATCGAGGCCGGAATTCACGCCTACGCCGCTCGCGGCAAATCGTACACTTCACTGACAAATTGGTTCAAAGACGACAGCGGAAATCTGGTGGGCACCATCGAGATTCCGGTGAAAGTCGGCACTGTGGGCGGGCCTCTGCAATCAAACCCGACGGTAAAAATAGCGCATCAAATTTTAGGTATCAAATCGGCGCAGGAATTGGCTGAGGTTATTGGCGCTGTCGGATTGGCGCAAAATTTTTCTGCCTTGCGCGCGCTGGTCACAGAGGGAATTCAGCGAGGTCACATGACTCTGCACGCCCGTAGCGTAGTGAAAGCCGCCAACGTTCCCGATTTTTTGTTCGACGAAGTGGTGAACCGAATCATTGAAAGCGGAAATATCAAAATCTGGAAAGCGCGGGAGATCACTGCGAAATTGGAAGGTAAGGAAGGGGGAGAACTGATTTCCGACGAAAAAAAACCGCTGCCTTCCGGCTACGGAAAGGTAATTTTGCTGGGAGAACACGCCGTGGTTTACGGCAGTCACGCCATTGCTGCGCCGATTCCGCTGGCGATTCAGGCGCGAGTGGAAGATGCCGACGAAGGAATTTATCTCATCGTGCCGCAATGGGGAGTTGATGAAAAAATTCAGCAAGGAAAAGATTACAGATATTCCATTTACAAATCGCTGCAAATGTTGCTGGAATCGCTCGATTTGATGGGGCGGAGCATGAGGCTGTTTTTATTTCCGCACATTCCTCGCGCCATGGGTTTGGGTGGTTCCGCTGCGTTAGCGGTTGCTATCATTCGCGCCCTTTCCGAACATTTTAAATTAGGTTTGTCAGATGAAGAAGTGAATAAATTGGCTTACGAATCAGAGAAAATCGTTCACGGCACACCTTCCGGAATAGACAATACCATGGCGACTTACGGGAAATTTATTTTGTACCAAAAAGATACGCCTCCGAAATTACAGGAAATTAAAGTACCGAAGCCATTGCCATTAGTTATCGGAATGAGCGGCGTCGAAGGTCTGACTCTGAAAATGGTGCGTCAAGTACGCCAGGGCTGGGAAAAAAATCGCGCTCTGTACGATCAGATTTTCAATCAAATAAACGATCTCACGCTTCAGGCAGTGGAAGCAATTCAGACTTACGATCTGGAAAAATTAGGCTATTTGATGAACATTAACCAGGGATTGCTTAATGCCATTCAGGTCTCTTCCTGGGAACTGGAAGAACTCGTAGAAATCGCCCGCAAAAACGGCGCCTTGGGCGCAAAACTCACCGGCGGCGGTGGCGGCGGTGCCATTATTGCTCTCTGTCCGGAAAATGCGGAGCAGGTTGTGGATGCCATGCAACGAGCTGGGTATAAGGCGATTGTGACGGAGGTGGGGAACTAATTTTAATTTTTGGGAAGAAGTTTGTTTTTTTGCGATGATACTTATTATAGCTTCTAAATTCGATTGCTACATAGTTTTGCTCTAATCGAAATTTGAGCATATTTTTGCTTTTCGTTATTATTAATTTTGCCACCAGCAGGGGTGCATTAGAACGTATATCGTTTTATAATCTTTATCAAGAGCTTCTTCAAATGAGAATGGATCCCATTTG from Calditrichota bacterium carries:
- a CDS encoding hydroxymethylglutaryl-CoA reductase, degradative, which encodes MKTSRIPDFYQYSITERLKLLRKYEILNEEESRALTNGKYVLHPEEADKMIENVIGVFSLPMGLGLNFLINGKEYIVPMVVEEPSIVAAVSSAAKLVRQAGGFESKSTEPILIGQIQIMDMESPIKAKQAILRQKEEILNLANDLHPNLVARGGGARDLEVILHSASSRFGEMLVVHLLVDTRDAMGANLVNSMCEGVASLIEKITRGRVFLRILSNLADRSLVRAKAVIPPKLLAGKGYSGEEVREGIILANHFAAIDPYRAATHNKGIMNGIDPVAIATGNDWRAIEAGIHAYAARGKSYTSLTNWFKDDSGNLVGTIEIPVKVGTVGGPLQSNPTVKIAHQILGIKSAQELAEVIGAVGLAQNFSALRALVTEGIQRGHMTLHARSVVKAANVPDFLFDEVVNRIIESGNIKIWKAREITAKLEGKEGGELISDEKKPLPSGYGKVILLGEHAVVYGSHAIAAPIPLAIQARVEDADEGIYLIVPQWGVDEKIQQGKDYRYSIYKSLQMLLESLDLMGRSMRLFLFPHIPRAMGLGGSAALAVAIIRALSEHFKLGLSDEEVNKLAYESEKIVHGTPSGIDNTMATYGKFILYQKDTPPKLQEIKVPKPLPLVIGMSGVEGLTLKMVRQVRQGWEKNRALYDQIFNQINDLTLQAVEAIQTYDLEKLGYLMNINQGLLNAIQVSSWELEELVEIARKNGALGAKLTGGGGGGAIIALCPENAEQVVDAMQRAGYKAIVTEVGN